Proteins encoded within one genomic window of Tigriopus californicus strain San Diego chromosome 12, Tcal_SD_v2.1, whole genome shotgun sequence:
- the LOC131891728 gene encoding vacuolar protein sorting-associated protein 54-like — MDRRASLTPTAGGVSGGAGGAGSGPSTSLAASQNLPAVLNNPGKGKQKDFFTRSWGDSFTEHRPLVSPSHLPDVQAEHFERYRRKVHKYASIHERHSPALPPSTPVILPPSSSAKDVDRVFLDPNFDLSRPDTFAAIFKFKPGISLTEQVQSDSAKLQEQLSHQLDSVEVDIAHQVAQKSHHFFQVMTYHDALMTQLKSLVKLIRNLRANLSSVDEKALQPSFQICQFKRRLSNAQSVLDKLSLMSFLHQTQPTIQVLLTTSEFSGALDLITTSCEIMAVDLKGVMSFRHLTSQLTEIKTIIGKILLEDFQTFISSEIGRETIHIKATALDHTQNSWTEFDTDQLRGVIYGLLRQNSYTFLEALEEASVIAIKSTMKEVVLNCIGDSLPNVKETTLTNLVGEHAQKASSEEWIDLFDVLIGSLIVLQQRIGVIHKVIMESINSANLSTDPSSCNNFNNNNNNNNNNSVVVPEEQLHRLRNTSQEVLINICDQMNERCAKLLTQRSKGASISHITTQELTNIGLLVSIMASESIKQSKRPCTGLQLCLQGQSVMFIQNFHDEQRLKVSQILEKETWKKSTSDPSPVLARLGAIPSMSNLFTTASTPPPPNEPTKTNGEGSHASHASHASSSCFHIRGQDFHVVECVSTFLKILAEYCNLCSMLPSVTVELGLKTADLVKFFNSRVCQLVLGAGAINVSGLKTITIRNLALASRSVDMIRYFIPSILSHFQTCYNEHRPQDGISSLNLSPGSTKAEIRQLEILKRQFDQASKHLDNHTLELFTKIVNVVDSIIQHHLCNWKPTSGVPSASFKALCKQLHKLYESVEDVWMRPEIRRLFEEVHKRLLSAVKVEIRTRGLGNVEHQYAQHLTSELTFYGQCMLRLDVLEETELTRETFERLWKTL, encoded by the exons ATGGATCGGCGGGCCAGCCTCACGCCCACCGCCGGTGGCGTCAGTGGCGGAGCTGGCGGAGCTGGCAGTGGCCCGTCCACGTCATTGGCCGCTTCGCAAAATCTGCCGGCTGTGCTCAACAATCCGGGCAAAG GCAAGCAAAAGGATTTCTTCACGCGTTCTTGGGGTGACTCGTTTACCGAGCATCGTCCTTTGGTCTCTCCGTCCCATCTTCCCGACGTTCAAGCCGAGCATTTCGAGCGCTATCGCCGAAAGGTCCACAAATACGCTTCAATCCACGAGCGCCACAGCCCCGCTCTACCTCCATCGACGCCGGTTATCCTGCC GCCGTCCTCTTCTGCCAAAGATGTGGACCGCGTGTTTCTTGACCCCAATTTCGATTTATCTCGGCCGGACACGTTTGctgccattttcaaattcaaaccgGGCATTTCCCTCACTGAACAG GTTCAGAGTGACAGCGCCAAGCTCCAAGAGCAGCTCAGTCATCAGTTGGACTCTGTGGAAGTAGATATTGCTCATCAAGTGGCGCAAAAGTCCCAccatttctttcaagtcatGACGTACCATGACGCGCTGATGACCCAACTAAAGTCTTTGGTCAAGCTGATCCGGAACCTTCGAGCTAATTTGAGTAGTGTGGATGAGAAGGCCCTCCAG CCCTCGTTCCAAATATGTCAGTTCAAGAGGAGGCTCTCGAATGCTCAGAGCGTGTTGGATAAGTTGAGTTTGATGTCGTTCCTCCACCAAACCCAACCCACGATTCAAGTTCTACTTACAACGTCAGAGTTCTCGG GTGCATTGGACCTCATAACGACGTCGTGTGAGATCATGGCTGTGGATTTGAAGGGTGTAATGTCATTCCGTCATTTGACCTCTCAGCTCACTGAAATCAAGACTATCATAGGAAAGATCCTCTTGGAGGACTTCCAGACCTTTATCTCCTCCGAGATTGGCAGGGAAACGATTCATATCAAG gCAACGGCTCTAGATCACACCCAAAACAGTTGGACCGAGTTCGACACCGATCAGCTCCGCGGTGTCATCTACGGACTCCTCCGACAGAACTCGTACACCTTTCTGGAAGCCCTGGAAGAGGCCAG TGTGATCGCCATCAAGAGCACCATGAAAGAGGTGGTCCTGAACTGCATAGGGGACAGCTTGCCCAATGTGAAGGAAACCACATTGACCAATTTGGTGGGCGAGCATGCACAGAAGGCCTCGAGTGAGGAGTGGATCGATCTGTTCGACGTGCTCATTGGCTCACTGATTGTGCTTCAACAACGGATCGGGGTCATCCATAAGGTGATCATGGAGTCGATCAACTCGGCCAATCTTTCCACGGACCCCAGCTCGTGCAATAAtttcaataataataataataataacaacaacaactccgTGGTGGTTCCGGAAGAGCAATTGCATCGTCTCCGG aaCACCAGCCAAGAGGTTCTTATCAATATCTGTGATCAGATGAATGAGAGATGCGCCAAACTCTTGACCCAACGGTCCAAAGGTGCCTCCATTAGCCATATAACCACTCAAGAGCTGACCAATATCGGCTTGTTGGTCTCCATCATGGCCTCGGAATCAATCAAGCAATCCAAACGACCTTGCACAG GTCTGCAATTGTGTCTGCAAGGCCAATCCGTCatgttcattcaaaactttcacGACGAGCAACGCCTGAAAGTCTCGCAAATCCTCGAAAAAGAGACCTGGAAGAAAAGCACCTCCGATCCCAGTCCCGTCCTGGCTCGTCTGGGCGCTATCCCGTCCATGTCCAATCTCTTCACCACCGCCTCCACTCCACCGCCCCCCAATGAACCCACTAAAACCAACGGAGAGGGCAGCCACGCCAGCCACGCCAGCCACGCCTCCTCTTCATGCTTCCACATCCGCGGACAAGACTTCCACGTGGTCGAGTGCGTGTCCACGTTCCTGAAGATCCTGGCCGAGTACTGCAATCTCTGCTCTATGTTGCCTTCCGTCACCGTAGAACTGGGCCTCAAGACCGCCGATCTCGtcaagttcttcaactctCGGGTGTGCCAATTGGTCTTGGGGGCGGGTGCCATCAACGTGTCGGGTCTGAAGACCATCACCATTCGGAACCTGGCCTTAGCCTCGCGAAGTGTGGACATGATCCGCTATTTCATACCGAGTATCCTGTCCCACTTCCAGACTTGCTACAATGAGCATCGACCCCAAGATGGCATCTCGTCCCTCAACCTCTCACCGGGTTCCACCAAAGCCGAGATCCGGCAATTGGAGATCCTCAAACGACAGTTCGATCAGGCCAGTAAGCACTTGGACAATCACACTTTGGAGCTGTTCACCAAGATCGTGAATGTGGTGGATTCCATCATCCAACATCATCTCTGCAATTGGAAACCTACCTCAGGCGTGCCTTCGGCCAGTTTCAAGGCGCTTTGCAAGCAACTCCATAAGCTCTATGAGAGTGTGGAGGACGTGTGGATGCGGCCAGAGATCCGGAGGCTTTTCGAAGAGGTCCACAAACGGCTGTTGAGTGCGGTCAAGGTGGAGATCCGCACCAGAGGTCTGGGCAATGTGGAGCATCAGTATGCTCAGCACCTGACCTCGGAGCTGACGTTCTATGGGCAGTGCATGCTCAGATTGGATGTCCTCGAGGAGACTGAGTTAACCCGCGAGACCTTTGAGCGGCTATGGAAGACGCTGTGA
- the LOC131892118 gene encoding uncharacterized protein LOC131892118, with protein MRFSSLCIIFFAFAAFTVKASPFHDHDEIDDIDHDDCPFLHFDDDEDYVFDDVDEDEVIDFDYLDEDTFKELIPEEDWEEDDFEFLTEDERADNLKEAADFIHEQNAAFRSHKSLFFAKPTPLSIEGTKGLANRTGFNVDAAMRTGFNPQGMTFDEPSMRYFEGLMRSGDTPPAEFHTPTSKLTGVRNQGSCGSCVIFASVASLETGILLKKPTMSNSLDLAEQTLLNCAGNYGNANGCQGAPLDPYLHYLTKNRGGNIPAEHKDPYKGVQSATCLPEKDNFDPGVKVSKMVALYEPKEEGLMRLVAKHGAVVAAISTGAPGSPLSKAIMNYAGGIFDLCPSGEFNHGHAVTVVGYGTHKGVKYWKIKNSWGSSWGESGYFKMKRGINCNHIELFGMAPILVNTEGSTPTTTTTGTTTTTATTTEPTDESGSGSGDSWYDDWYYWK; from the exons atgAGATTTTCTAGTCTCTGCATTATCTTCTTTGCCTTTGCGGCGTTCACGG TTAAGGCCTCCCCGTTCCACGATCATGATGAGATTGACGACATCGACCATGATGACTGTCCTTTTCTCCAtttcgacgacgacgaggactatgtctttgatgatgttgatgaagaCGAAGTAATTGACTTTGACTATTTGGATGAGGACACGTTCAAAGAATTGATTCCCGAGGAAGATTGGGAGGAGGATGACTTTGAGTTCTTGACTGAAGATGAGCGGGCTGATAATTTGAAGGAAGCTGCCGACTTCATCCATGAACAGAACGCAGCGTTCAGAAGTCACAAATCTCTGTTTTTCGCCAAGCCCACCCCGCTTTCCATTGAAGGAACCAAAGGCCTTGCCAATCGGACAG GCTTCAATGTGGACGCCGCAATGAGGACGGGCTTCAACCCCCAAGGGATGACCTTTGATGAGCCTTCAATGCGGTACTTTGAAGGTCTCATGAGATCCGGGGACACTCCCCCTGCCGAGTTCCACACTCCTACGAGCAAATTGACTGGGGTTAGGAACCAAGGCAGTTGTGGCTCTTGCGTCATTTTTGCCTCCGTAGCCTCCCTTGAGACTGGCATCTTGTTGAAGAAGCCCACCATGAGTAACTCTTTGGATTTGGCTGAGCAGACCCTGTTGAATTGCGCTGGCAACTA TGGCAATGCCAACGGTTGCCAAGGGGCTCCTCTCGATCCCTACTTACACTATCTGACTAAAAACCGTGGCGGTAACATTCCAGCTGAGCATAAGGATCCCTACAAGGGGGTCCAATCTGCCACTTGCCTCcctgaaaaagacaatttcgACCCGGGAGTCAAG GTCAGTAAAATGGTCGCCCTGTATGAACCCAAAGAGGAGGGACTAATGAGATTGGTGGCCAAGCATGGCGCAGTAGTTGCGGCCATTTCCACCGGGGCCCCCGGGTCCCCTCTGAGCAAAGCCATCATGAATTATGCCGGTGGTATTTTTGACTTGTGTCC TTCGGGCGAATTTAATCACGGTCACGCCGTGACCGTGGTTGGATATGGAACCCACAAGGGCGTCAAGTATTGGAAGATCAAGAACTCCTGGGGATCCTCTTGGGGAGAGTCAGGttacttcaaaatgaaacgagGCATTAACTGCAACCACATCGAACTG TTTGGCATGGCACCCATTTTGGTCAATACGGAAGGCTCAACtcccacaacaacaacaacaggtaCTACTACAACCACTGCTACTACAACCGAACCCACTGATGAGAGTGGAAGTGGATCCGGGGACTCTTGGTACGACGATTGGTACTACTGGAAATAA
- the LOC131892204 gene encoding uncharacterized protein LOC131892204 — protein sequence MRERWINQAYHLIEQNGEVLFKDVSNFVCRQANIASLPVFGDICDVTTNDKRNLPNAKNILSMATNAEPDTGNGVNQRPPKSCLSCGKTNHNLSQCSVFAKLSNREKMDLLFQNQVCFGCLSQGHISRNCTQRLTCLECGKSHPTPLHWSDRDYYQNRVPEIDGFGMSDKGLKDSTSACCLDSTVLECEKEVGSNPKVALALIPVKVRVKGQSKSVITYAGLDNFATDCFILDDLIKELGIRGVSSQIRLTTMNCQNQQTATMAVQGLEVLDLDENENICLPTTFSRKTLPVTRSELVTKDELKHWAYLTDVPFCHVEANVGLMIGANVPQAIRPLEIVSGPVFGPYASKHHLGWALNGPLSTQRRNNVVSVNRVSVEWNDIDVKLRRMYNSEFEDSNQDEMGPSIEDEQWLMKVKESITKDDEGHYEIALPFRDEKVSFHNNRNQALQRLESVRRKLKRDEIYSNDYFQFMQNMFDQNFAEEVPESELRTNWGQVWERKVAVMADIEKMFYQVRIPKAQSNFLRFFWFKDGDLNGDPVESRLRVHVFGAVSSPSCANYALRQSALDNQHQASSKTIKAIESGFYVDDFVVSVEDSGEAQAILSGVKMICVSGGFNLTQFTSNDRDVLSSIDRCDLSKMVRDLDFSEDDLPTERALGVTWCAETDSFGFEVAQPCQPNTRKGILSSIYAIFDPFGLIGPAILPAKQLLQEMCKRGCDWDEDVPIDLGDVWNQWKSELDLLSKYHIPRWIGVSGEGMIVQLHTFCDGSEVGYGAVTYMRVELISPAEDCQYVISLSVTFGNRVPLSSRKVKECGREQKTSQS from the exons ATGCGAGAACGTTGGATAAACCAAGCGTATCACCTTATTGAGCAGAATGGGGAAGTCCTTTTCAAGGATGTAAGTAACTTTGTCTGTCGCCAAGCCAATATCGCTTCTTTGCCAGTTTTTGGGGATATTTGCGACGTCACCACCAACGACAAGAGGAACCTACCTAACGCCAAGAACATCTTGTCGATGGCTACTAATGCCGAACCAGATACTGGAAACGGCGTCAACCAGAGGCCACCCAAATCGTGCTTGTCCTGTGGGAAGACCAATCACAACTTATCTCAGTGTTCCGTCTTTGCCAAACTGTCGAATCGCGAGAAGATGGATCTCTTATTTCAGAACCAAGTCTGTTTCGGATGCCTCTCCCAGGGtcacatttcaagaaattgtaCTCAAAGGCTGACTTGCCTGGAGTGTGGGAAAAGTCATCCCACTCCATTGCACTGGAGTGACAGGGACTACTATCAAAATAGGGTTCCAGAGATTGATGGGTTTGGAATGAGCGATAAAGGCCTGAAAGACTCCACGTCGGCCTGTTGCTTGGACTCAACGGTATTGGAGTGCGAGAAAGAGGTCGGTTCCAACCCCAAGGTGGCTCTAGCATTAATCCCCGTCAAAGTTAGGGTCAAAGGTCAAAGCAAGAGTGTGATTACCTATGCCggattggacaattttgccACAGATTGTTTCATATTAGATGATCTGATCAAGGAATTGGGTATTCGTGGAGTCTCGAGCCAAATTCGGCTCACCACAATGAATTGCCAGAATCAACAAACCGCGACGATGGCCGTTCAAGGCTTGGAGGTGTTAGATTTGGATGAAAACGAAAACATATGCTTACCAACCACATTTTCTCGGAAAACATTGCCAGTAACAAGATCCGAACTGGTAACCAAAGATGAATTGAAGCATTGGGCCTATTTGACGGACGTTCCCTTTTGTCATGTGGAAGCGAATGTGGGTCTGATGATCGGGGCTAATGTTCCACAAGCAATTCGACCCCTAGAAATAGTGTCAGGACCAGTTTTCGGACCTTACGCGTCCAAACACCATTTGGGATGGGCTTTAAACGGACCTCTATCCACCCAACGGCGAAACAACGTCGTGAGCGTCAATCGAGTTAGCGTGGAATGGAATGACATTGACGTTAAGTTACGTCGCATGTACAATTCTGAATTTGAGGATTCTAACCAAGATGAAATGGGACCCTCAATCGAAGATGAGCAGTGGTTGATGAAAGTCAAGGAATCCATTACCAAAGATGACGAAGGACATTATGAAATTGCGCTGCCATTCCGAGATGAGAAAGTCTCATTTCACAACAACCGTAATCAAGCATTGCAACGCCTTGAAAGTGTTCGAAGAAAGTTGAAACGTGATGAGATTTATTCCaatgattattttcaattcatgcaaAACATGTTTGACCAGAACTTTGCCGAAGAAGTTCCCGAGAGCGAATTGAGGACAAATTGGGGGCAAGTTTG GGAAAGAAAGGTGGCTGTGATGGCCGACATTGAGAAAATGTTTTATCAAGTGAGGATTCCAAAAGCCCAATCCAATTTCTTAAGATTCTTTTGGTTCAAAGATGGTGATCTCAACGGAGATCCTGTAGAATCCCGGCTTCGTGTACATGTTTTCGGAGCAGTGTCGTCACCCAGTTGTGCAAATTACGCTCTCCGACAAAGTGCATTGGACAATCAACATCAAGCGAGCTCAAAAACCATCAAGGCAATTGAAAGTGGGTTTTACGTCGACGATTTTGTGGTTTCTGTGGAAGATTCTGGGGAAGCCCAGGCTATTCTTTCGGGGGTGAAAATGATCTGTGTTTCGGGTGGATTCAACCTAACCCAATTTACCTCAAATGACAGAGACGTCTTGAGCTCCATAGATCGGTGCGATTTATCCAAGATGGTACGAGACTTGGATTTCAGTGAGGACGATCTGCCAACGGAACGAGCCTTGGGAGTCACATGGTGTGCCGAGACAGACTCATTCGGTTTTGAAGTCGCGCAGCCGTGTCAACCCAACACCAGGAAGGGCATTTTGTCTTCTATCTACGCGATTTTCGACCCTTTTGGATTGATTGGACCTGCAATATTACCGGCTAAGCAACTACTACAAGAAATGTGTAAAAGAGGTTGTGATTGGGATGAAGATGTTCCAATAGATCTCGGTGATGTCTGGAATCAATGGAAGAGCGAACTAGACCTCTTATCTAAATATCACATCCCAAGATGGATAGGCGTGTCCGGGGAGGGCATGATTGTTCAACTTCATACCTTCTGCGACGGCAGTGAAGTCGGATATGGCGCGGTGACTTACATGCGCGTTGAG